The Paenibacillus macerans genome includes a window with the following:
- the carB gene encoding carbamoyl-phosphate synthase large subunit, whose amino-acid sequence MPINKDLKKILVIGSGPIVIGQAAEFDYAGTQACQALKEEGVEVVLINSNPATIMTDTNMADKVYIEPITLEFVTQIIRQERPDGLLPTLGGQTGLNMAVELARAGVLERENVKLLGTQLTSIEKAEDRDLFRELMRELEQPVPESTIITSVDEALSFAAEIGYPVIVRPAYTLGGTGGGICATEEELKETVASGIRYSPIGQCLIEKSIAGMKEIEYEVMRDANDNCIVVCNMENFDPVGVHTGDSIVVAPSQTLSDREYQMLRSASLKIIRALNIEGGCNVQFALDPQSFQYYVIEVNPRVSRSSALASKATGYPIAKMAAKIALGYTLDEIVNPVTGQTYACFEPTLDYIVSKIPRWPFDKFVSANRKLGTQMKATGEVMAIGRTFEESIHKAVRSLEIGTHRLYLKGAEKIDNGTLDARLIKADDERLFLIAEAFRRGYKLQQIHDLTGIDWWFLDKIERLVEFEKRIAGEEILSYETLYEAKRLGFTDRAIAELRAAGQPLGTHLTEAEVRSFRKERGLRPVYKMVDTCAAEFEASTPYYYSTYETENEVVQSAKEKIVVLGSGPIRIGQGIEFDYSTVHAVWAIQKAGYEAVIINNNPETVSTDFNTSDRLYFEPLFFEDVMNVIEQENPVGVIVQFGGQTAINLAAPLEAAGVRILGTSLASIDEAEDRKKFEALLSRLHIAQPKGSTVTSVEEAVGTAQALGYPVLVRPSYVLGGRAMEIVYSDGELLRYMEEAVNINPQHPVLIDRYMLGKEVEVDAICDGETVLIPGIMEHIERAGVHSGDSIAVYPPQHLSAELKEKIVEITIKIARELKTIGLVNIQFVIYKDEVYVIEVNPRSSRTVPFLSKVTNIPMAGVATQCILGTKLSDLGYKDGLWPESEQVAVKVPVFSFAKLRRVEPTLGPEMKSTGEVMGRDPQYAKALYKGLIGAGMKIPATGAIIATVADKDKQEAVELLRGFYRLGYKIIATDGTASALIDAGIHVTTVYKLSEGVPNILDLIRNGEAHFVINTLTKGKEPERDGFRIRREAVENGVVCMTSLDTVRALLEMLEAINFSSQAMPSL is encoded by the coding sequence ATGCCGATCAACAAAGACCTCAAGAAGATACTCGTCATCGGTTCCGGCCCGATCGTCATCGGCCAGGCTGCGGAGTTTGACTATGCCGGAACGCAGGCCTGCCAGGCGCTGAAGGAAGAAGGCGTCGAGGTGGTGCTGATCAACAGCAACCCGGCGACGATCATGACGGATACCAATATGGCCGACAAAGTATACATCGAACCGATCACGCTTGAGTTCGTGACGCAAATCATCCGCCAGGAGCGCCCGGACGGCCTGCTGCCGACGCTGGGAGGCCAAACCGGCCTGAACATGGCCGTCGAATTGGCCCGCGCCGGCGTGCTGGAGCGCGAAAACGTCAAGCTGCTCGGCACGCAGCTGACCTCGATCGAAAAGGCGGAGGACCGCGACCTGTTCCGCGAGCTGATGCGCGAGCTGGAGCAGCCGGTGCCGGAAAGCACGATCATCACCTCGGTCGATGAGGCGCTGTCCTTTGCCGCGGAGATCGGCTATCCGGTCATCGTGCGTCCGGCCTATACGCTGGGCGGCACCGGCGGCGGCATCTGCGCCACGGAGGAGGAGCTTAAGGAAACGGTCGCTTCGGGGATCCGCTACAGCCCGATCGGCCAATGCCTGATCGAAAAATCGATCGCCGGCATGAAGGAAATCGAATACGAAGTCATGCGGGACGCAAATGACAACTGCATCGTCGTCTGCAACATGGAGAACTTTGACCCGGTGGGCGTACATACCGGGGACAGCATCGTCGTAGCTCCGAGCCAGACGCTTTCCGACCGCGAGTATCAAATGCTGCGTTCGGCGTCGCTGAAAATCATCCGCGCGTTGAACATCGAAGGCGGCTGCAACGTCCAGTTCGCGCTCGATCCGCAAAGCTTCCAGTACTACGTTATCGAAGTAAACCCGCGGGTGAGCCGTTCTTCGGCGCTCGCCTCCAAAGCGACGGGCTACCCGATCGCCAAAATGGCGGCGAAAATCGCCCTCGGCTATACGCTCGACGAAATCGTCAACCCGGTTACGGGCCAGACATACGCTTGTTTTGAACCGACGCTCGACTACATCGTCAGCAAAATCCCGCGCTGGCCGTTCGACAAATTCGTCAGCGCCAACCGCAAGCTGGGCACGCAGATGAAAGCGACCGGCGAAGTGATGGCGATCGGACGGACGTTTGAAGAGTCGATTCACAAAGCGGTCCGCTCGCTGGAGATCGGCACACACCGCCTGTACTTGAAAGGGGCGGAAAAGATCGACAACGGGACATTGGACGCCCGCTTGATCAAAGCCGACGACGAGCGCCTGTTCCTGATCGCCGAAGCGTTCCGCCGCGGCTACAAGCTGCAGCAGATCCACGACCTGACGGGCATCGACTGGTGGTTCCTGGACAAAATCGAACGTTTGGTCGAGTTCGAGAAGCGGATCGCCGGCGAAGAAATTTTGTCCTATGAAACCTTGTACGAAGCCAAGCGGCTCGGCTTTACCGACCGGGCGATCGCCGAGCTGCGCGCGGCGGGGCAGCCGCTGGGCACGCATTTGACCGAAGCCGAGGTCAGAAGCTTCCGCAAGGAGCGTGGCCTGCGGCCGGTATATAAAATGGTCGATACGTGCGCGGCGGAGTTTGAAGCTTCCACGCCATACTATTACTCGACCTATGAAACGGAAAACGAAGTCGTCCAATCCGCGAAGGAAAAAATCGTCGTGCTCGGCTCCGGCCCGATCCGGATCGGCCAGGGCATCGAGTTCGACTACTCCACGGTGCACGCGGTTTGGGCGATTCAAAAGGCCGGTTATGAAGCGGTCATCATCAACAACAATCCGGAGACGGTGTCCACCGATTTCAACACCTCGGACCGTCTTTATTTCGAGCCGCTGTTCTTCGAAGACGTGATGAACGTTATCGAGCAGGAAAATCCGGTTGGCGTCATCGTCCAGTTCGGCGGCCAAACGGCGATCAACCTGGCGGCGCCGCTGGAGGCGGCCGGCGTGCGCATCCTCGGCACCTCCCTGGCATCGATCGACGAGGCGGAGGATCGCAAAAAGTTCGAAGCGCTGCTCTCCAGGCTGCATATCGCCCAACCTAAAGGCAGCACGGTCACCTCGGTCGAGGAGGCGGTGGGAACCGCGCAAGCGCTTGGTTATCCGGTGCTGGTGCGCCCGTCGTACGTCCTGGGCGGCCGGGCGATGGAAATCGTCTACTCCGATGGCGAGCTGCTGAGATACATGGAGGAAGCGGTCAACATCAACCCGCAGCATCCGGTGCTGATCGACCGCTACATGCTGGGCAAAGAGGTGGAGGTCGATGCGATCTGCGACGGGGAAACCGTGCTGATTCCGGGGATCATGGAGCATATCGAACGCGCCGGCGTGCACTCCGGAGACTCGATTGCGGTGTACCCGCCGCAGCATTTGTCCGCCGAACTGAAGGAGAAAATCGTCGAAATCACGATCAAAATCGCCAGAGAGCTGAAAACCATCGGTCTCGTCAACATCCAATTCGTTATCTACAAGGATGAAGTGTACGTCATCGAGGTTAACCCGCGCTCTTCGCGGACGGTGCCGTTCTTGAGCAAGGTGACGAACATCCCGATGGCGGGCGTGGCGACGCAGTGCATTCTCGGCACGAAGCTGAGCGATCTTGGCTATAAGGACGGCCTATGGCCGGAAAGCGAGCAGGTTGCCGTCAAAGTGCCGGTGTTCTCCTTTGCCAAGCTGCGCCGGGTCGAGCCGACGCTCGGTCCGGAAATGAAATCGACCGGAGAAGTCATGGGCCGCGATCCGCAGTATGCCAAGGCGCTGTATAAAGGCCTTATCGGGGCCGGAATGAAAATTCCTGCGACCGGTGCGATCATCGCGACCGTGGCGGATAAAGATAAGCAGGAAGCGGTCGAGCTGCTGCGCGGCTTCTATCGCCTGGGCTACAAAATCATCGCCACGGACGGGACGGCTTCCGCGCTGATCGACGCGGGCATCCATGTGACAACCGTCTACAAGCTGTCGGAAGGCGTGCCGAACATCCTGGATTTGATCCGGAACGGGGAAGCGCACTTCGTCATCAACACGCTGACAAAAGGCAAGGAACCGGAACGCGACGGGTTCCGCATCCGCCGGGAAGCGGTGGAGAACGGCGTCGTCTGCATGACCTCGCTCGATACGGTGCGCGCGCTGCTCGAGATGTTGGAGGCGATCAACTTCTCCTCCCAAGCGATGCCTTCTTTATAA
- the pyrF gene encoding orotidine-5'-phosphate decarboxylase — MRSFEQAAGRLIVALDFPDAERARKLLKTLEGIPCYMKVGLQLFYAAGPDFIRELKQAGYLVFLDVKMHDIPNTVKGGANSVTKLGVDMFNVHAAGGVNMMKAAKEGALAALESGISLSMPQIIAVTQLTSTNRDMLNREIGIPGSVEASVVNYAALAREAGLDGVVASPLEVPAVKERCGQAFLTVTPGIRPAGSQADDQSRTLTPAEAMSQGTDYIVVGRPISAAASPREAAEKIIEEMM; from the coding sequence ATGCGTTCATTTGAACAGGCGGCGGGCCGGCTGATTGTCGCCCTCGATTTTCCCGATGCGGAGCGGGCGAGAAAGCTGCTGAAGACGTTGGAAGGCATTCCTTGCTACATGAAGGTAGGGCTGCAGCTTTTTTATGCGGCCGGTCCGGATTTTATCCGGGAGTTGAAGCAAGCGGGCTATTTGGTGTTTCTGGATGTAAAAATGCATGATATCCCGAACACCGTTAAAGGCGGTGCAAACAGCGTCACCAAGCTCGGTGTGGATATGTTTAACGTTCATGCCGCTGGCGGCGTAAATATGATGAAAGCGGCCAAGGAAGGAGCGCTTGCCGCTTTGGAAAGCGGCATATCTCTGTCCATGCCGCAAATCATTGCGGTGACGCAGCTGACGAGCACAAACCGGGATATGCTCAACCGTGAAATCGGCATTCCCGGAAGCGTGGAAGCGTCCGTGGTGAATTATGCGGCTCTGGCCCGGGAAGCCGGCCTGGACGGCGTCGTCGCTTCGCCGCTGGAAGTGCCGGCGGTGAAAGAGCGGTGCGGACAAGCGTTTCTGACCGTAACGCCGGGCATCCGGCCGGCCGGCAGCCAGGCGGACGATCAATCCCGCACTCTAACGCCGGCCGAAGCGATGTCCCAAGGGACGGATTACATCGTCGTCGGGCGTCCGATCAGCGCGGCAGCCAGTCCCCGCGAAGCGGCGGAGAAAATTATCGAGGAGATGATGTAA